Part of the Ignavibacterium album JCM 16511 genome, CTTAATGTTTTGCTTTGTTAGTTTCTAATTGTCATCTTTCGATAAACTCAATATGACAAAGAAGTAATTTAAGTTTCTGAATCATACGAACATTCATCCCTTCGTTCATCCATCCATTCAATTCATTCTGACTTTATGTTCGTGTCCGATATGACCGAAAGCAGTTCTCAAATTCTGTTCGCTAAGTGCTTCTTCCGGATGACCGAAACTAACCTGTTTTCTGTTTAGTAATAAAACATAATCAGAATGATGATGTGCGACATGCCAATCGTGAGTAATCATTAAAACAGTTGCATTTGATTTATTCTGATATGCTTCTAATAAATTGTAAAGGTCAGCTTCTCCGATTGCGTCAATACCTGTTGCAGGTTCATCAAGCACAACAAGTTTCGGATTACGGACAATACTTCTTGCAAGACAAACTCGCTGAAGTTCTCCGCCGGAAAGTTCTGTAATTGGACGATAAGCCAGATGTTCTGCTTTAACCATTTCGAGAGCTTTAATAGAATTCTCTTTATCATATCCTTTAACAGACCACGGCCATTTTCTTAGTAAACCCGACGCAACAAGTTCAATTGAAAGAGCAGGGAAATTTCTGTCCATTGTTTTTATCTGAGGAACATATCCAATTAAATGCGGATCAATTTCATCGGGATGTTTATCAAAAATTTTTATTTCACCCGAATAATCTTTTATCAAACCGAGAAGTATTTTCATCAATGTTGTTTTGCCGGCACCATTGGGTCCGACGATAGAAACAAAGGAGTTTTCGGGAATATTGAAGTTGAGATTCTCAAGAACTTTTATATCTCCGTAACTAAGAGAAAGATTTTTTACTTCCACAGCATTCATTTCAATTCACTGATAATCGTTTGCAAATTATTTAGAATGATTTGATCGTAAGTTTTCGAATCGTTAGTTCCGCCCAAAGGGTCAAGTTCAACTGTTTTAATTCCGACCGACTCAGCCAAAACTTTAGAAGGTTTACTGATGTGCTGTTTGTTGATAAAAATAGCTTTTACATTCTTTCGTTTAATTTCCTCAGAAATATTCTTCAGCAATTTTGGTGTAACCTGTTGTCCCGGTGAAATTTCAAGTGAGCCGACAACAACAATTCCATATCGTTTGAAAAAGTAATCATAAAACGGATGCGCTGAAAAAACTTTATTGTGTTTAACTGATTTTATTTCATCCCTTATTTTACTATCAAGTTGAATTAGTTTTTGAGAGAACAACTCAGAATTTTTTCTGAACAAATCTTTCTTTTCAGGATAATATTCAGAAAGAATTTTTGTAAGTGAATCAAGCATTGAATTAACAGTTAACGGATCTGACCAGAAATGCGGATCTGTTCCGTAATGGTGATGTGTGTGATCATCTGTATGATGCGAATGATCATAACTCATTTCAATGTTTAACAGAAAATCTTCCGGTACGAGTTTTAGCAACTCAACTTTGTTTTCAATATCAATTTTTGCTGCCCAACCGTCAAGAGATTCAGCACCGTAAAAAAATATTCTAGCATTCTGAATTTTTTTATAGTCTGAAGGTGACATCTCATAAGTATGAGGATCGGCGCTGCCAGGAAGTAAAACATCTATTGTAATATCGCTGCCAACAATTTCCTGAATTATTGCTTTGAACGGATAAATCGTAACAACAATATTTTTTTCTTCCGATTTTTTGTTTGAACATGTGACAAGTATCAGAAGAGATAATAATATTATTATGGCTTTAAAGGATTTCATTTCTTTGCTGAATTAACATTCTGCTTTTTCCGAAAGATGTAATAAAGTCCTAATAAAACAAACGGAATACTTAAAATTTGTCCCATATTAATTGGTAAAGCGGATTCAAAAGCAGATTGGTTCTCTTTCAGAAATTCAACAAAAAATCTGAAACCGAAAATCAGGATAAGAAATAATCCGAATAAATATCCGGGCTTAAGTGAAGAAGATTTTTTACTATAGATCAGATATAGAATGATGAATGAAAGAAAATAAAATAAAGATTCGTAAAGCTGAGTAGGATGTCTGGGTATTTCATCAACACGAACAAACACAAAAGCCCAAGGAACATCCGTAGCTTTACCGATGATTTCAGAATTAAAAAGATTACCAAGTCTTATCAAAGCACCGCCAAGAGCAACAACAATAACAAGTCTGTCTAAAATCCAGATCATATTCTGATCTTTTTTCTTTCGGGAAAAAAGATAAAGCGCAGTAAGAATTCCAATTGCAGCACCGTGTGATGCTAATCCACCTTGCCATACTTTTAATATTTCAACAGGATTAGTCAGATAATATCTCGGATCGTAAAAAAGACAATGACCTAATCGTGCGCCAATTACAGTTCCAAGTATAACATAAATAGAAAGCTGTTCAAGGTCTTCGAGAGGTTTCTTTTCCCGTTTATAAACTTTGGAAAGAATCATATAACCAAAGACAAAAGCCAGCGCAAATAAAAGTCCGTACCATCTTAATGAAAACGGACCAAGTTTCATTATTTCCGGACTAACCTGCCACCATATAGAGCTGATAATCATAAGATTCTGTAAAAATATTTTTTGTAATAGTAATATAATTAAGATTTCTTTTTACTTGCTTTTTTTGTGTTTTTTCCTTCTACTTTATTGTTTGCGAGCTCAACACATTCTTCAAAAGTGAAGGATGAAGGATCACGGTCTTTGGGAAGTTTAATATTTTTCTTTCCCGCTTTAAGATAAGGTCCCCATCTTCCGTTCAATATCTGATATGTAGGATCTTCATCAAATACTTTAATAAATTTTTCTGAATCTGCAACTCTCTTTGCCTCGATAACCTGAATTGCCTCATCAAGTGTTATTGTGTGTGGATCAAATTGTTTTTTGATAGAAATAAATTTGTTGTCGTGTTTTATGTAAGGACCAAATCTTCCAACGCCGGCAATTACCTCTTTGCCTTCATATTCTCCAACAACTCTTGGAAGTTTGAACAACTCAAGAGCTTCATCAAGAGTTATCGTTTCTATTTTTTGATCTTTACGCAAAGGTGCATAAACCGGTTTAGCATCAG contains:
- a CDS encoding metal ABC transporter ATP-binding protein — protein: MNAVEVKNLSLSYGDIKVLENLNFNIPENSFVSIVGPNGAGKTTLMKILLGLIKDYSGEIKIFDKHPDEIDPHLIGYVPQIKTMDRNFPALSIELVASGLLRKWPWSVKGYDKENSIKALEMVKAEHLAYRPITELSGGELQRVCLARSIVRNPKLVVLDEPATGIDAIGEADLYNLLEAYQNKSNATVLMITHDWHVAHHHSDYVLLLNRKQVSFGHPEEALSEQNLRTAFGHIGHEHKVRMN
- a CDS encoding metal ABC transporter substrate-binding protein, with the translated sequence MKSFKAIIILLSLLILVTCSNKKSEEKNIVVTIYPFKAIIQEIVGSDITIDVLLPGSADPHTYEMSPSDYKKIQNARIFFYGAESLDGWAAKIDIENKVELLKLVPEDFLLNIEMSYDHSHHTDDHTHHHYGTDPHFWSDPLTVNSMLDSLTKILSEYYPEKKDLFRKNSELFSQKLIQLDSKIRDEIKSVKHNKVFSAHPFYDYFFKRYGIVVVGSLEISPGQQVTPKLLKNISEEIKRKNVKAIFINKQHISKPSKVLAESVGIKTVELDPLGGTNDSKTYDQIILNNLQTIISELK
- the lgt gene encoding prolipoprotein diacylglyceryl transferase; this translates as MIISSIWWQVSPEIMKLGPFSLRWYGLLFALAFVFGYMILSKVYKREKKPLEDLEQLSIYVILGTVIGARLGHCLFYDPRYYLTNPVEILKVWQGGLASHGAAIGILTALYLFSRKKKDQNMIWILDRLVIVVALGGALIRLGNLFNSEIIGKATDVPWAFVFVRVDEIPRHPTQLYESLFYFLSFIILYLIYSKKSSSLKPGYLFGLFLILIFGFRFFVEFLKENQSAFESALPINMGQILSIPFVLLGLYYIFRKKQNVNSAKK